The Hypnocyclicus thermotrophus genome includes a window with the following:
- the argC gene encoding N-acetyl-gamma-glutamyl-phosphate reductase, with protein sequence MIKAGVIGATGYAGQQLVYLLKYHKEVEIIFLSSNSYSGKKYSDVYTNYYGIIDNVLVSTEEALEKYDEIDVLFLALPHGKSIELVKKAVDKGVKVIDLGADYRLDSKEEFEKWYQIEHPYESLLKESEYALVELKDKESIKNSKVIANPGCYPTATLLGIAPLLKKKFIDTKNIIVDAKSGISGAGRGIDIYKLYCEATENVKAYKVASHRHTAEIEQEMSKLANKDIKITFTPTLIPMSRGILSTIYANLKINKTKQELLEIYKEFYKENKFVRIREIDVQTKDVKRTNYCDITINIDNRTNRVIITSVIDNIVKGAAGQAIQNMNVLFDLEENMGIENISIYI encoded by the coding sequence ATGATAAAAGCAGGAGTAATAGGAGCAACTGGATATGCAGGACAACAACTTGTCTATCTATTAAAATATCATAAAGAAGTAGAGATAATATTTTTAAGTTCGAATTCATATAGTGGTAAAAAATATTCTGATGTATATACTAATTATTATGGAATAATAGATAACGTTTTAGTGTCTACTGAAGAAGCATTAGAAAAATATGATGAAATAGATGTATTATTTTTAGCATTACCACATGGTAAATCAATAGAACTCGTAAAAAAAGCAGTTGATAAAGGGGTTAAAGTAATAGATCTTGGAGCTGATTATAGACTTGATAGCAAAGAAGAATTTGAGAAGTGGTATCAAATAGAGCATCCATATGAATCCCTTTTAAAAGAATCTGAATATGCATTAGTAGAATTAAAAGATAAAGAAAGTATAAAAAATAGTAAAGTAATAGCAAATCCTGGATGTTATCCAACAGCTACACTATTAGGAATAGCTCCACTTTTAAAAAAGAAATTTATTGATACAAAAAATATAATAGTAGATGCAAAATCTGGAATATCTGGAGCGGGTAGAGGAATTGACATTTATAAGCTTTACTGTGAAGCAACAGAAAATGTAAAAGCTTATAAAGTAGCTTCTCATAGACATACTGCAGAAATAGAACAAGAAATGTCGAAATTAGCAAATAAAGATATAAAAATTACATTTACTCCAACACTTATTCCAATGAGTAGAGGAATTCTTTCGACTATTTATGCAAATTTAAAGATTAATAAAACTAAACAAGAGTTACTAGAGATATATAAAGAGTTTTATAAAGAAAATAAATTTGTTAGAATAAGAGAAATAGATGTGCAAACAAAAGATGTTAAAAGAACAAATTATTGTGATATAACTATAAATATAGATAATAGAACAAATAGAGTGATTATTACTTCAGTAATAGATAATATAGTTAAAGGTGCAGCAGGACAAGCAATACAAAA
- a CDS encoding argininosuccinate synthase, whose amino-acid sequence MKKDKVVLAYSGGLDTSITIPWLKENYDLEVIACCVDVGQDDDMEQVKIKAIESGASKVYVEDCKEEFLTEYAFKALKAGAVYEHKYLLGTSHARPLIAKKLVEVAHKEGAKYICHGCTGKGNDQVRFETGIAAIDQSIKIIAPWRIWDIKSREDAIDYANAHGIKLTVTKEKIYSRDQNLWHISHEGGDIEFLENEHKDEIYMMVKPLEQAKDTAEYVEIEFKKGVPVAVNNEKLDAVSLVTKLNKIAGEHGIGVIDIIENRIVGMKSRGIYETPGGTLLYAALQELESICLDKDTMSFKKTVAQKYGDLTYSGLWFTPLKDGLDAFIDSIMENVSGKVKLKLYKGNIKPAARISKYALYDEGISSFGASDMYDHKDAEGFIKLFSLPTKVQSLIKSKNSK is encoded by the coding sequence ATGAAGAAAGATAAAGTTGTATTAGCATATTCAGGAGGATTAGATACATCGATTACTATACCATGGTTAAAAGAAAACTACGATTTAGAGGTAATTGCTTGTTGTGTAGATGTAGGACAAGATGATGATATGGAACAAGTAAAAATAAAAGCAATAGAATCTGGTGCATCAAAAGTATATGTAGAAGACTGTAAAGAGGAATTTTTAACAGAATATGCATTTAAAGCTTTAAAAGCCGGAGCTGTATATGAGCATAAATATTTATTAGGAACGTCTCATGCAAGACCATTAATAGCAAAAAAACTTGTAGAAGTAGCTCATAAAGAGGGAGCAAAATATATATGTCATGGGTGTACAGGAAAAGGAAATGACCAAGTTAGATTTGAAACTGGGATAGCGGCTATTGACCAAAGTATTAAAATAATTGCACCTTGGAGAATATGGGATATAAAATCAAGAGAAGATGCAATAGATTATGCTAATGCTCATGGAATAAAATTAACTGTAACAAAAGAAAAAATATATTCAAGAGACCAAAATTTATGGCATATAAGTCATGAGGGAGGAGATATTGAATTTTTAGAAAATGAACATAAAGATGAAATATATATGATGGTAAAACCTTTAGAACAAGCAAAAGATACAGCAGAATATGTAGAAATTGAGTTTAAAAAGGGAGTTCCAGTAGCTGTAAATAATGAAAAATTAGATGCAGTATCTTTAGTTACAAAATTAAATAAAATAGCTGGAGAACACGGAATTGGAGTTATTGATATTATTGAAAATAGAATTGTAGGAATGAAATCAAGAGGAATATATGAAACACCAGGAGGAACATTGCTTTATGCAGCTCTTCAAGAATTAGAATCAATTTGTCTTGATAAAGATACAATGTCATTCAAAAAAACAGTAGCTCAAAAATATGGTGATTTAACTTATAGTGGATTATGGTTTACTCCATTAAAAGATGGATTAGATGCTTTTATTGATAGCATAATGGAAAATGTAAGTGGAAAAGTAAAATTAAAATTATATAAAGGAAATATAAAACCAGCAGCAAGAATATCTAAATATGCATTATATGACGAAGGAATATCATCATTTGGAGCTAGTGATATGTATGATCATAAAGATGCAGAAGGATTTATAAAATTATTTTCATTACCAACAAAAGTACAGAGTTTAATTAAAAGTAAAAATTCAAAATAA
- the argH gene encoding argininosuccinate lyase: protein MKLWGGRFNKESSKLLEKFNASITFDIRMYKEDIMGSIAHSKMLAKQNIISKEEQEKIEKALKEIELEIDNDELEFSLADEDIHMAIEKRLIQKIGDTGKKLHTARSRNDQVALDIRLYLKKEIKNIKEIIIDLLKVIKEVAKNNKEVILPGYTHLQRAQPILFAHHLLAYFEMLKRDYDRLNDLYKRVDVMPLGASALAGTTYNIDRHFVAKELGFGKVTNNSLDSVSDRDFIAETNFVIAMIAMHMSRFSEEIILWATSEFGFINLDDAYSTGSSIMPQKKNPDIAELVRGKTGRIYGNLISILTVMKGLPLAYNKDTQEDKEGVFDSIDNIKISLEIFKEMLATIKVNKENMIKDIYKGFINATDIADYLAKKGIPFREAHEVVGKLVAYCEENNKYLNELTFDEYKKFNEKFEEDIIEKAKIETCIKDRNSYGGTSYSEVERQLKEAEKFLKN, encoded by the coding sequence ATGAAGCTTTGGGGAGGAAGATTTAATAAAGAAAGTTCAAAATTACTAGAAAAATTTAATGCATCAATAACTTTTGATATAAGAATGTATAAAGAAGATATTATGGGAAGCATAGCGCATTCAAAAATGCTTGCTAAGCAAAATATTATATCTAAAGAAGAGCAAGAAAAAATAGAAAAAGCATTAAAAGAAATAGAGTTAGAAATAGATAATGATGAATTAGAATTTTCATTAGCTGATGAAGATATACATATGGCAATAGAAAAAAGACTTATACAAAAAATAGGTGATACAGGGAAAAAATTGCATACAGCTAGAAGTAGAAATGATCAAGTTGCTCTTGATATAAGACTTTATTTAAAAAAAGAAATAAAAAATATAAAAGAAATAATAATTGATTTATTAAAAGTAATAAAAGAAGTTGCAAAAAATAATAAAGAAGTTATATTACCTGGATATACCCATCTTCAAAGAGCACAACCTATACTTTTTGCACATCATTTATTAGCATATTTTGAAATGTTAAAAAGAGATTATGATAGATTAAACGATCTTTATAAAAGAGTAGATGTAATGCCACTTGGAGCATCGGCACTTGCAGGAACTACATATAATATAGATAGACATTTTGTTGCAAAAGAGCTTGGATTTGGTAAAGTAACAAATAATAGTTTAGACAGTGTAAGTGATAGAGATTTTATTGCAGAAACAAATTTTGTAATAGCTATGATAGCTATGCATATGTCAAGATTTTCAGAAGAAATTATACTTTGGGCTACTAGTGAATTTGGATTTATAAATCTTGATGATGCGTATTCTACAGGTTCATCTATTATGCCACAAAAGAAAAATCCAGATATAGCTGAACTTGTAAGAGGAAAAACAGGTAGAATTTATGGAAATCTTATCTCTATACTTACTGTAATGAAAGGATTGCCATTAGCATATAATAAAGATACACAAGAAGATAAAGAAGGAGTATTTGATTCAATAGATAATATAAAAATATCATTAGAAATTTTTAAAGAGATGCTTGCAACAATAAAAGTAAATAAAGAAAATATGATAAAAGATATTTATAAAGGATTTATAAATGCAACAGATATAGCTGATTATTTAGCAAAAAAAGGAATACCTTTTAGAGAGGCGCATGAAGTTGTAGGAAAACTTGTAGCTTACTGTGAAGAAAATAATAAATACTTGAACGAACTTACTTTTGATGAATATAAAAAATTTAATGAAAAATTTGAAGAAGATATTATAGAAAAAGCAAAAATAGAAACTTGTATAAAAGATAGAAATTCTTATGGTGGTACATCGTATAGTGAAGTCGAAAGACAATTAAAAGAGGCAGAAAAATTTTTAAAAAATTAA
- a CDS encoding basic amino acid ABC transporter substrate-binding protein, which produces MKKILTLVILATIFLVGCGGNKEKTYVVGTNAEFPPFEYREGDKIIGFDIELIELLTKEAGIKYEVKDMSFDGLLPALQTKKIDLVVSGMTATEERKKSVNFTKSYYSTSQVIIVRENQNNIKSFDDLVGKKVGAMIGTTGDLIVSDIKDVNVKKYNASYAAILDLKADKIDAVVLDSEPAKNYVKQNKGIKVIEGVSVTEEYAIALRKEDKELLEKLNKAFETIKANGEYKKLYDKYFSK; this is translated from the coding sequence ATGAAGAAAATTTTAACTTTAGTAATATTAGCAACAATATTTTTAGTGGGATGTGGAGGAAATAAAGAAAAAACTTATGTAGTAGGAACGAATGCGGAATTTCCACCATTTGAATATCGAGAAGGAGATAAAATAATTGGATTTGATATAGAACTAATTGAATTATTAACAAAAGAAGCAGGAATTAAATATGAAGTAAAAGATATGAGTTTCGATGGATTATTACCAGCATTACAAACCAAAAAAATAGATTTAGTAGTATCTGGAATGACAGCTACAGAAGAAAGAAAAAAATCTGTAAATTTTACAAAAAGTTATTATTCTACAAGTCAAGTAATAATAGTTAGAGAAAATCAAAATAATATAAAATCATTTGATGATTTAGTAGGTAAAAAAGTAGGAGCAATGATTGGAACTACAGGAGATTTAATAGTAAGTGATATAAAAGATGTAAATGTAAAAAAATATAATGCTTCTTATGCTGCTATACTAGATTTAAAAGCGGATAAAATAGATGCTGTAGTACTTGATTCAGAACCAGCAAAAAATTATGTGAAACAAAATAAAGGGATAAAAGTAATTGAAGGAGTATCTGTAACAGAAGAATATGCAATAGCTTTAAGAAAAGAAGATAAAGAATTATTAGAAAAATTAAATAAAGCATTTGAAACAATAAAAGCAAATGGAGAATATAAAAAACTTTATGATAAATATTTTAGTAAATAA
- a CDS encoding amino acid ABC transporter ATP-binding protein has product MIKIVDLHKYYGELEVLKGINKEIKKGEVVAIIGPSGSGKSTFLRCLNLLEEPTNGHIYIDGIDILDKKTDINKVREEKIGMVFQHFNLFPHKTVLENLTLGPIKIKNFTQKEAEIIAFELLEKVGLKEKAYVYPNSLSGGQKQRIAIARALAMKPSILLFDEPTSALDPEVVNEVLEVMKTLVKEGMTMLVVTHEMGFAKNVASRVFFMDRGNILEDDEPKKIFENPSHERTKEFLSKVLNH; this is encoded by the coding sequence GTGATTAAAATTGTTGATTTACATAAATATTATGGAGAATTAGAAGTATTAAAAGGAATAAATAAAGAAATAAAAAAGGGAGAAGTTGTAGCAATAATTGGACCTTCTGGAAGTGGGAAATCAACATTTTTAAGATGCTTAAATCTTTTAGAAGAACCAACAAATGGTCATATTTATATTGATGGAATAGATATTTTAGATAAAAAGACAGATATAAATAAAGTAAGAGAAGAAAAAATAGGAATGGTTTTTCAACATTTTAATTTGTTTCCGCATAAAACAGTGCTTGAAAATCTTACATTAGGGCCTATAAAAATTAAAAATTTTACACAAAAAGAAGCAGAAATAATAGCATTTGAACTTCTTGAAAAAGTAGGATTAAAAGAAAAAGCGTATGTTTATCCTAATAGTTTATCAGGGGGGCAAAAACAAAGGATAGCTATAGCTAGAGCACTTGCAATGAAACCAAGTATATTATTATTTGATGAACCTACAAGCGCACTTGATCCTGAAGTAGTAAATGAAGTACTTGAAGTAATGAAAACTTTAGTAAAAGAGGGAATGACAATGCTAGTTGTGACTCATGAAATGGGATTTGCTAAAAATGTAGCTAGTAGAGTATTTTTTATGGATAGAGGGAATATACTAGAAGATGATGAACCTAAAAAAATATTTGAAAATCCTAGTCACGAAAGAACAAAAGAGTTTTTATCAAAAGTTTTAAACCATTAG
- a CDS encoding amino acid ABC transporter permease translates to MSYLETLKNIFINDGRYMYIIKGLGFSVGVTIFAAFIGLVVGIILALFRLSRFYPLKKFEHLNEEIKKFNPLELFALLYVDLVRGTPAVVQLMILANIVFVGALRDTPVFIVAGLAFGLNSAAYVAEIIRAGIQGLDKGQMEAAKALGMPYRLAMKEIIIPQAIKKILPTLVSEFITLLKETSIVGFIGGVDLLRSANIITSQTYRGVEPLLAVGFIYLVLTSLFTKFMRVVEKGMRKSD, encoded by the coding sequence ATGAGTTATTTAGAAACATTAAAAAATATCTTTATTAATGATGGAAGATATATGTATATTATAAAAGGATTGGGTTTTTCAGTAGGAGTTACGATTTTTGCAGCTTTTATTGGACTTGTAGTAGGTATAATACTTGCATTATTTAGACTTTCTCGTTTTTATCCTTTAAAAAAATTTGAACATTTAAATGAAGAAATAAAAAAATTTAATCCTTTAGAATTGTTTGCATTACTTTATGTAGATTTAGTTAGAGGAACTCCAGCAGTCGTACAATTGATGATATTAGCTAATATTGTATTTGTAGGAGCGCTTAGAGATACACCTGTTTTTATAGTAGCTGGTCTTGCTTTTGGACTTAATAGTGCAGCTTATGTAGCTGAAATAATAAGAGCAGGAATTCAAGGATTAGATAAAGGGCAAATGGAAGCAGCAAAAGCTTTAGGTATGCCTTATAGATTAGCAATGAAAGAAATTATCATTCCGCAAGCAATAAAAAAAATATTACCAACACTTGTAAGTGAATTTATAACACTTCTTAAAGAAACATCTATAGTAGGATTTATTGGAGGAGTTGATTTACTTAGATCGGCTAATATTATTACAAGTCAAACTTATAGAGGGGTAGAGCCATTATTAGCAGTTGGATTTATATATTTGGTACTTACTAGTTTATTTACTAAATTTATGAGAGTTGTAGAGAAGGGAATGAGAAAAAGTGATTAA
- a CDS encoding 5'-nucleotidase C-terminal domain-containing protein: protein MQLKKLFILFTLLITIVSCNSNTVKKEVVNEVPTKTETVVETPKAEEAIKVTESAKVEETKAEERKVEDLVVTNKNNPPVIKGTEDLNEQEVVIALTSDMHGRIYPYDYAIDSEDKDAGYAKIYTLVKQLRKENPNMILLDNGDTVQDNSAELFNDMNPHPMVEAMNFMGTDAWTIGNHEFNFGKDFLIKNINSFKGSVISANIFNKDDGSYFVQPYQEFIVNGARVVVIGITPPHIPKWEASTPEHFKNLIFQETKRSLQATLDEIGDNFDVLIGAFHLGRKGEYGGAGIYDLAKAFPEFSVIFGGHEHATYVEDVNGVKIIEPGKYGSSLAVAGIKLVKTDGNWEVKGVEAANLSTKEVEPDKEMLEKFKYVHEKSLADANTVIGEVTDDFIKGVDYITKADKVTTMPTAQLQDTAVINLINRVQKKYANADISSAALFNFGSNLKKGPFKKKDVAYIYKYPNTLVGVNITGENLLKYMEWSASYYNTWKEGDITISFNENVRGYNYDMFYGVNYEIDLSQEPGNRIKNVIFNGKPFDKNKTYKLAVNNYRFGTLLSLGLVKPEDKYFDSYAEMQDAGRIRDLIIKYTKEMGGKLSPKVENNWKIVGIKLDYPGKEEILDKVRSGEIQIPRSKDGRTLNVKSLNIYDFPRDVKIDIVTFNDFHGHVKEGRKELGMAKIVGYVDALKKENPNVLVVSAGDNYQGTAISNLTVGAPVNDMFELLDLVGSAIGNHEFDWGVEKIKEWEDKGVAFLASNIYDKATNKPVSWAMPYRIVEIAGKKIAFIGLSTESTAYQTKVENVKDLKFIPVEKAAKEWVEYLMSGKASEGKPDAIIALTHVPTVQDRDTKEITGDEIERLSKVKGIDAIVTGHSHKIVSGKINGIPVVQAYKYGRALGRIELMFDKENKLTVNAYVDLAYKHKEDIPVSKEAKLRYEMREEKLKPILGKVVGKLNEDLIHDRSAKNLTPLGYWAADIMRKATGTQIGLTNGGGLRRSLYKGDITMGDLYEVMPFDNQLVTMKVSGKHLKELIDHGIDADYMTDGQFAGLYVVYNPDKEYEHRVEMLALEDGTIVEDDKWYTLTTNDFILGGGDKYNFKGAKEVVDTYVQIRDVLEEAIEKEKEVKVPNIEGIMIPVTEYKAEPGDCLWNIIKAADNTLSDKEILSIVKDLALINRLENPDLIYIDQTLRLPLDN, encoded by the coding sequence ATGCAATTAAAAAAACTATTTATCCTTTTTACATTGTTAATCACAATAGTTTCGTGTAATAGTAACACTGTAAAAAAAGAAGTAGTAAATGAAGTTCCTACAAAAACAGAAACAGTGGTAGAAACTCCAAAAGCAGAAGAAGCTATTAAAGTAACAGAATCTGCAAAAGTAGAAGAAACTAAAGCAGAGGAAAGAAAAGTGGAAGATTTAGTAGTAACAAATAAAAATAATCCACCAGTAATAAAAGGAACAGAAGATTTAAATGAACAAGAAGTTGTAATTGCTTTAACTTCTGATATGCATGGAAGAATTTATCCGTATGATTATGCAATCGATTCGGAGGATAAAGATGCGGGATATGCTAAAATATATACTTTAGTAAAACAATTAAGAAAAGAAAATCCAAATATGATATTATTAGATAATGGAGATACAGTACAAGATAATAGTGCAGAATTATTTAATGATATGAATCCACATCCTATGGTAGAAGCAATGAATTTTATGGGAACAGATGCTTGGACTATAGGAAATCATGAATTTAATTTTGGTAAAGATTTTCTTATAAAAAATATTAATAGTTTTAAAGGTAGTGTAATTTCTGCAAATATTTTTAATAAAGATGATGGTTCTTATTTTGTACAACCATATCAAGAGTTTATTGTAAATGGTGCTAGAGTAGTAGTAATAGGAATTACTCCACCACATATACCAAAATGGGAAGCTTCAACTCCTGAACATTTTAAAAATTTGATTTTTCAAGAAACAAAAAGAAGTCTTCAAGCAACTTTAGATGAAATAGGAGATAATTTTGATGTATTAATAGGAGCGTTTCATTTAGGAAGAAAAGGAGAATATGGAGGAGCTGGAATATATGATTTAGCAAAAGCTTTTCCAGAGTTTTCAGTAATATTTGGTGGGCATGAACATGCTACTTATGTAGAAGATGTAAATGGAGTAAAAATAATAGAACCTGGTAAATATGGTTCATCACTTGCAGTAGCAGGAATAAAATTAGTAAAAACTGATGGAAATTGGGAAGTAAAGGGTGTAGAAGCAGCTAATCTATCTACAAAAGAAGTAGAACCTGATAAAGAAATGCTTGAAAAATTTAAATATGTACATGAAAAATCATTAGCTGATGCAAATACAGTTATTGGTGAAGTAACAGATGATTTTATAAAAGGTGTAGATTATATAACAAAAGCTGATAAAGTAACAACTATGCCAACTGCTCAACTTCAAGATACAGCAGTAATTAATTTAATAAATAGAGTACAAAAAAAATATGCAAATGCAGATATTTCATCAGCAGCATTATTTAATTTTGGTTCAAATCTTAAAAAAGGACCATTTAAGAAAAAAGATGTAGCATATATCTATAAATATCCAAATACATTAGTAGGAGTGAATATAACAGGTGAAAATTTATTAAAATATATGGAATGGTCAGCTTCTTACTATAATACTTGGAAAGAGGGAGATATAACTATTTCATTTAATGAAAATGTTAGAGGATATAATTACGATATGTTCTATGGAGTAAATTATGAAATAGATTTATCTCAAGAACCTGGAAATAGAATAAAAAATGTAATATTTAATGGTAAACCATTTGATAAAAATAAAACTTATAAACTAGCAGTAAATAACTATAGATTTGGTACATTATTATCATTAGGGCTTGTAAAACCAGAAGATAAATATTTTGATTCTTATGCAGAAATGCAAGATGCAGGAAGAATAAGAGATCTTATAATTAAATATACAAAAGAAATGGGAGGAAAACTATCTCCTAAAGTTGAAAACAACTGGAAAATTGTAGGAATTAAACTTGATTATCCAGGAAAAGAAGAAATATTAGATAAAGTAAGATCGGGAGAAATTCAAATACCTAGATCGAAAGATGGAAGAACATTAAATGTAAAATCATTAAATATATATGATTTTCCTAGAGATGTAAAAATTGATATAGTAACATTTAATGATTTTCATGGTCATGTAAAAGAAGGTAGAAAAGAGCTAGGAATGGCTAAAATAGTAGGATATGTAGATGCATTAAAAAAAGAAAATCCAAATGTATTAGTAGTATCAGCAGGAGATAACTATCAAGGGACAGCAATATCAAACTTAACAGTAGGAGCACCAGTAAATGATATGTTTGAATTACTTGATTTAGTAGGTTCAGCAATAGGGAATCATGAATTTGACTGGGGAGTAGAAAAAATAAAAGAATGGGAAGATAAAGGAGTAGCCTTTTTAGCATCAAACATATATGATAAAGCAACAAATAAACCAGTATCATGGGCAATGCCATATAGAATAGTAGAAATAGCAGGTAAAAAAATAGCATTTATAGGTTTATCAACAGAATCAACAGCTTATCAAACAAAAGTAGAAAATGTAAAAGATTTAAAATTTATACCAGTAGAAAAAGCAGCTAAAGAATGGGTAGAATATTTAATGTCAGGGAAAGCATCAGAAGGGAAACCAGATGCAATAATAGCATTAACACATGTACCAACAGTCCAAGATAGAGATACAAAAGAAATAACAGGAGATGAAATAGAAAGATTATCAAAAGTAAAAGGAATAGATGCAATAGTGACAGGACATAGTCATAAAATAGTATCAGGAAAAATAAATGGAATACCAGTAGTACAAGCATATAAATATGGAAGAGCCTTAGGAAGAATAGAACTAATGTTTGATAAAGAAAACAAATTAACAGTAAATGCATATGTAGATTTAGCATATAAACATAAAGAAGATATACCAGTATCAAAAGAAGCGAAATTAAGATATGAAATGAGAGAAGAAAAATTAAAACCAATTTTAGGAAAAGTAGTAGGAAAACTAAATGAAGATTTAATACATGATAGAAGTGCAAAAAATTTAACACCATTAGGTTATTGGGCAGCAGACATAATGAGAAAAGCAACAGGAACACAAATAGGATTAACAAATGGAGGAGGACTAAGAAGAAGTCTATATAAAGGAGACATAACAATGGGTGACCTTTATGAAGTAATGCCATTTGATAATCAATTAGTAACAATGAAAGTAAGTGGAAAACACTTAAAAGAGTTAATAGATCATGGAATAGATGCAGATTACATGACAGATGGACAATTTGCAGGATTATATGTAGTGTATAATCCAGATAAAGAATATGAACATAGAGTAGAAATGTTGGCATTAGAAGATGGAACAATAGTAGAAGATGATAAATGGTATACATTAACAACAAATGATTTTATATTAGGTGGAGGAGATAAATACAACTTTAAAGGAGCAAAAGAAGTAGTAGATACATATGTTCAAATAAGAGATGTATTAGAAGAAGCAATAGAAAAAGAAAAAGAGGTAAAAGTACCAAATATAGAAGGAATAATGATACCAGTAACAGAATATAAAGCAGAACCAGGAGATTGTTTATGGAATATAATTAAAGCTGCAGACAATACTTTAAGTGATAAAGAAATTTTGAGTATTGTAAAAGATTTAGCGCTAATAAACAGATTAGAAAATCCTGATTTAATTTACATTGATCAAACATTAAGATTACCATTAGATAATTAA